Genomic segment of Betaproteobacteria bacterium:
ACGGTAAAGGTGGCCATGGCGGACAGCATGCGCTATTTGCCGTCCGAAATCCGGGTGAGACGAGGCGAGACCGTTCGCTTCGAAGTGAGGAACTCGGGCAAGATCATGCACGAGCTCGTGCTCGGCACCCTGAGCGATCTGAAGGCGCACGCGGACTTGATGCGCAAGCACCCGGGCATGGAACACGACGAGCCGCACATGGCGCACGTGGCGCCGGGCAGAACCGAACGACTGGTGTGGCAGTTCACCCGCGCCGGCGAGTTCCACTACGGCTGCCTCGTGCCCGGCCATTTCGAGGCCGGGATGGTCGGCAAGATCATCGTCAAGTGAAAA
This window contains:
- a CDS encoding plastocyanin, yielding MKRLYSFFLVVCLGLNAAAWAHGDAHKPKEISGAILAQEQAFGRQCDPKKVTRTVKVAMADSMRYLPSEIRVRRGETVRFEVRNSGKIMHELVLGTLSDLKAHADLMRKHPGMEHDEPHMAHVAPGRTERLVWQFTRAGEFHYGCLVPGHFEAGMVGKIIVK